A window of Bacteroidales bacterium genomic DNA:
TGAAAAAAGAATAAAACTATTAAGTGATAGTCAAATCGATTATTATAAACAGCTCGAAGTATATAAACACAAATGGATTCAAGAGCAATTAAAAAAATATGCCATACCTAAAATAACCGAAGAAGGTTTTTTGGTTTACCATTCTGCCATGGCTTTATTTTATATCGAAAAATATGGACAATCGAAATGGGTGGCTCATATGATTTTGCCCGATATTGCCACTGGTATCGAAACCAGAACCAACGATTTTAGACAAGACAGCCTTATTTCTGTTGGTACACCCGATAAAATCGATTATTTTAATTCGGGCTATGACCGCGGACACTTAGCCCCATCTGCCGATTTCCGATGGTCAAGAAAAGCGTTAAGCGAATCGTATTATTATTCGAATATGTCACCTCAAAAACCTGAATTTAATCGTGGTAAATGGTCACAAGTCGAAGATTTTCTTCGTCAATATGTAATTTATTCGGGGCACCCTATTTTTGTAATTACAGGTGGACTCCTTAACGATACCATCAAAAAAAGCATAGGAATAAAGAAAAAAATAAAAGTACCTCCCTACTTTTATAAAATAGCAGTTGACTTAGAAACTAAGCCTGCACAAGCCATAGCTTTCTATATGCTCAATGGAACCAATACTAAACCTATTATATCATACACCATTCCTATTGATAGCATTGAAAAAAAAACCGGTATAGACTTTTTCTATTTACTACCCGATACACTCGAAAATCGATTAGAAGCAATGAACGATGTTACTCTATGGCAATCAAAAGAAACAAAGGGCAATGTTAAACCATTGGAAGCAGAAGAGCTACCTAAAGGTGCTATTAATACTGTTGAAGCAGAAAAATATGTAAACCAAAAAGCCACAGTTTGTGGTACTGTTGTCGTTACTCGTGTTTTAAAAGATAACAAAGGCGTAGTTGTTAACTTAGACCAACGATTCCCTAACAATCTTTTTTCATTTACCATTTGGCAAAATAACATTCCTAACTTTAGCTACGAGCCAGCAAGTTATTTACTAAACAAAAAAATTTGTGTTACTGGCGAAATAAGCCTCTATCGAGGTAAGCCTACTACCGATGTTAGAAACGAAAAAGCAATTGAATTTTTAAACGACGAAAAAGAATAACCTAAATACAAAATATACGTAAAACATGCAAATCTATTTTTAGAGTGATACTTAAACTTAAACATACTATATTCATTATATTTGTAATGTCGCTCTTGACAGATTCACTACTAATTCTTTCTCAAAACATGCCACAAAGCAAAAAGAAACTACAAAAAATGGCTCAAAATTATTTCGACAACGAACAATTCGACAAAGCACTCCCATATTATCTCAAATTAGACAGTTTAGAGCCTAATAATTTTGAAACTAAATATTATATCGGAGCCTGTTATTTGAATTCATCTCAAGACAAAACTCAAGGAATCCCCTATTTAGAATTTGCGATTAAAAAAGGCGAAGCACTTTTGCCAAGTGTTGTATTTTACGATTTAGCAACTCTTTACCATTTAAACTATCAGTTCGACGAAGCCATTGAAATGCTCAAAAAATTTATCGATCGAGCTCCCAAAACCGATATTTTATTAAATAAAGCCAATTATTTAATTAAAAATTGTCAAAATGCGAAACAATTGCAAACTGTTGCCAATAATATTGACCTTATACGACTTGAAAAAAATATCAATACAGAAAATAGCGAAACAACCCCATTTATTTCAGCCGATGAAAATCAACTTTATTTCACCCGAACTTTTTATAAAAAAAACGCAGGTATTGAATTTGAAACTGCAAAAGAGATTTACTTAGCCACTAAAACAAACGAACAAACATTTGACATAAAAAAAATTAATTTTGAAAACAGTCAATTAAAAGCCTCCGTGTCATTAGCCGGTATATCGCCCGATGGCGAAACCCTATTCTTTGCAATTGGAGATGAAAACAATGCCGATATATATGCTTGTAAAATAAATAACGGTTCACTCGGTCCTCTTATTAAGCTCCCCGATATCATTAACTCACCCTATGCAGAAACCACCATAAGTGTTAGCCCTGATGGACGTACTTATTATTTTTCAAGCAATAGACCCGGAGGTTACGGTGGCAAAGATTTATATA
This region includes:
- a CDS encoding DNA/RNA non-specific endonuclease — protein: MKIIKLLTILLACITFGSLFSQSDTENKIKNIEKRIKLLSDSQIDYYKQLEVYKHKWIQEQLKKYAIPKITEEGFLVYHSAMALFYIEKYGQSKWVAHMILPDIATGIETRTNDFRQDSLISVGTPDKIDYFNSGYDRGHLAPSADFRWSRKALSESYYYSNMSPQKPEFNRGKWSQVEDFLRQYVIYSGHPIFVITGGLLNDTIKKSIGIKKKIKVPPYFYKIAVDLETKPAQAIAFYMLNGTNTKPIISYTIPIDSIEKKTGIDFFYLLPDTLENRLEAMNDVTLWQSKETKGNVKPLEAEELPKGAINTVEAEKYVNQKATVCGTVVVTRVLKDNKGVVVNLDQRFPNNLFSFTIWQNNIPNFSYEPASYLLNKKICVTGEISLYRGKPTTDVRNEKAIEFLNDEKE